In Elaeis guineensis isolate ETL-2024a chromosome 1, EG11, whole genome shotgun sequence, a genomic segment contains:
- the LOC140850904 gene encoding cysteine-rich receptor-like protein kinase 10 yields the protein MSFAERVRQILFKESHMIKSYVSFDGANLEEITHAESQLLDLSMLRDATANFSEENKLGAGGFGAVYKGTLPNGQEFAAKRLSTTSRQGLAELKNELVLVAKLRHKNLVRLLGVCLEEQEKLLVYEYVPNRSLDTILFRISRSI from the exons ATGAGCTTCGCTGAAAGGGTGAGACAAATATTGTTTAAAGAGAGCCATATGATCAAATCTTATGTGAGCT TTGATGGGGCCAATTTGGAGGAGATCACACATGCTGAGTCACAATTACTTGATCTATCTATGCTAAGAGATGCGACGGCTAACTTCTCTGAAGAAAACAAACTTGGAGCAGGAGGTTTTGGTGCAGTTTACAAG GGAACGCTGCCGAATGGGCAAGAATTTGCAGCGAAGAGGTTATCAACAACTTCGAGGCAAGGACTAGCAGAGCTAAAAAATGAACTAGTTTTAGTTGCTAAACTCCGGCACAAAAATCTTGTAAGGCTTCTGGGTGTTTGCTTGGAAGAACAGGAGAAGTTGCTTGTCTACGAATATGTGCCTAACAGAAGTCTGGATACCATTCTCTTTCGTATTTCTCGCTCCATATAA